The DNA region TGCAGCCCCCAGTGTTTTGCACATGCTCTGCCCTCTGCTTGGGGTGCTCGTTCCCACATCGCTTGTTCTCATTTCTCAGAGCTTCCACGTACTTCATCCAGGCTCCGTgatactgattttaaaacttgAGCTGGGCCTgcagcagaatcacctggagcGCTTGTTAATACACAGATCATTGGGTCTCATCCCAGGTTCTGATCCAATAGGTTTGAGATGGAGCGCAAGAATGTAGATTTCTCTTCAGTTCACAGGcgatgctgctgctactgctggtGGAGACCCAGGAACCAcacactgagaaccactgctctagagcaGTGCTCACACTTTCCTGGGAGTTTAAATTCTGTTGGGATGGGCTGGGGTCCTGAAATTTGCTCCTTTAACCTTGATCCAGGCCATTTTTATGCAGGTGCCCACTGGATTAAACTTCAAGGTACCTGTTAACCATTTCTAATATTTAGGAAAGCACAGAAAATAGCTTAAATACCTATGCACCCACCACTCAGCCACACtgaatgttaatatttttctgtacttGCCCCAGCCTGGGTGGGGGTTCCTTAAGCCTCAGCCTGGGCCTGCACATGGCTTCTACCCTCACCTGCATGTTTAGAATGGAAGgtttggagccagactgcccaAGGTGAACTATTGGTTCTACCGCTACTAGCTGGTGACCTTATTAGCTAGCTGCCTCTCTGAGGCTGTTTCTCCACCTACTAAATGGGAATCATAGAGCTACCCTCTCTGCAGAgtttttgtaagaattaaattagGTAATGTAAGTAAAAGGCTGCACATGAAAGTGCTGAATATGATCAAGTCAGTTGCTGTTATTACTGTTCTTACCCCCACGCCCCCGCCTCTCCCAGGGCTTCGTGTCCCCCATCCGGAGGCTGGTGTTCCCGAAGGCTGGGCGCCGGGCAGCCTTTCGAAGCAGTGTGAGCCGCCGGCCCCTGCATTCGATGCCCCTTTATCCCCCCGACTACCTCATCGACCCCCAGATTCTGCTGTGTGACTATCTGGAGAAAGAGGTCAAGGTACTTTCGGGATGAGCAGGAGGGGTGGGAAGAAGCTTGAGATAAGGGGCTGGGGGGAAAGTTTTCCTCAGCCCTCTTAGGTTACCTGGCTggatctgaaaattaaactgaacaaagattaacaggagaaaagcacacacattttattaaattttcacatGGACATGAGAGCCTTCAGAAGAGAATGGAAGACCCTGAGAAGTGACCAGAGCAGGaagtttttatactttttgacaaagaaacaataaatctgTGAAGAATGGACAAGGCCAGAGGGGTTTGGAGGGGGTTGGTAAATGGTGAAAGAggaacaaggtttgtttatacagaCTTCTCGGCCCTCAATTCCCTGTCCCTGGTGATAAGGATGTCTCCCTTCCTACTGGTACCCTGAAAGGAGGCTACCCTTCACCAGGGAGATTTATCGCCTGCTTTCAGGGAAGATGGGTGAGGTGGGGGAAGTTAGagtgaccttcctgcttctgccGTTTTCTCATACTCCTTCAGCTTAAGATATTCAGTGTGCCAAGACGCCATATTTTAGGGAAGCATGTTCTGGATCCCATCAGGAAAGACCTTACCTCTCCCCCACACCAACCCCTGACCACACAGGGGAGGCTCAGGGGAAAGAGGCCTGGGTTCAAGGCAGCCTTGCCCCTGAATTATGCTGGGGACCCTCAACAAGTGACCTCCACCTGTTCAGCCTCAGTGTTGCCATCTCAACATGGGGCTCAAAGCCTACCCCAAGGGGAGAGCAGATGGGAGGGTGCTCTGTGCACCAAAAAGCCGGACCGTCCTGTGAGATTTTACTGCAGTGACGTTGCTGCTACTTGGACAGTGTCCAGCTTAAAGGAAGCCAGTTCTGCAGGCCACATGGACTTAGGCCAACTCAGGGGCTTTACTTCTATTTTATGAACACCATGAAGGAGCAGTGGAGAATCCTCGCTACCCAATAAAGACTGATATGGGGGTAGGAGTGTCAGATTTAGTAAAAACAGGCACCCAGTTAAGTTTgaattttggtggggggagggataaattagagtttgggattaacagatacacactactatatataaactagataaacaacaaggacctattgtataacacagggaactatattcaatatcttataataatctataatggaaaagaatctgaaaaagaatatgtatttgaatcactttgctatatacctgaaactaacactgtaaatcagttatatttcaacaaaaaaaatttttttaatttgaatttcagataggCGATGAGTACTTTTTTAGTTTTGATATTAGTTGTTTATGTGAAAACCAAGTTTAACTGGCATCTTGTATTTTACCTGGCAGCCCTATATGAAGAGAAAAGCTAGCAAACAAATCCACTTAAAAAATTGGGAACTGAAATTTcatagagaataaaaagaaaagaaatggtatgATTGGTAGAATCACCTAgaagaataaaactaaaaatattttaaaaagttaattcttatattaaataacatttaagtGTGATAACATTAAGCTATAActaagaatgaatgaagaattaaTTTACTATTAATTTAATTTAGGGCATCATTTTTCTGACAAAATTATATACTAATTGGATACAACATTCTTCCCTTTCCATTTGACTTTTGCAACAAGATCATGAAGAGGGCCAGTGACCTGCACAGTCAGCTGACACTGGTGCTTGGGGTGCACAGAGCCACTCAGGCCAAGCAGGAAATTCAAGCTATTCTAATGACTTTTGTTTCTGCCATAGCTAAATAACTATGTGCTCATAAAATAAGCTTATTTTAGCAAAAATAAGCTAGCAGTGAGAGTATGGACTCTGGTGTGTGGAGTCCAGTTCTGCCCTTTTTAGCTCTATAATATTGGGCAGGTTATTTGGCTTtgctgtgccttagttttctcatccttAAAGCGATGATGAATGAGTGCATAAAACTCTCAGGACTATGCCTGGCTCCTACAATGGCTTTAATAACAGTTATTATCaggctattattattaattcagaTATTTTTATCTCAGTCTACCCGCACTGTGTCAGTGAGGAGGTCAGGGTCCTCCAAGGCTTCAGGGAgacctctctctgcccttttcccaccacccccgcccccaccccatttCCATCCAGTTCCTGGGCCACCTCACCTGGGTCACCTCCTCACTGAACCCCTCCAGCCGCGACGAGCTCCTGCAGCTGCTGGACACGGCCAGGGTGAGGCTccgggagaggggagggcagggtctGGTCCCCTACCTCTCCCACCCGAGGCCCCCGGGACTCAGGAGATCCGACCCACCCCGCAGCAGCTGAAGGAGCTGCCGCTGAAGACCACGGCGGAGCAGGACAGCATCCTGAGCCTGTCGGCCCGCTGCCTGCTGCTCACCTGGCGCGACAACGAGGAGCTCATCTTGCGTATCCCCACGCACGAGATCGCCGCTGCCTCCTACCTGCAGGACGACGCGCTGCACCTGCTGGTGCTTAAGACCGGTACGGCAGGCGGGGcctggcaggggcggggcgggggaggtgAAGGAGTGGAGAAAGGGCCAACACCTAGTCTTGGGCATGGGCGTGacctggggcaggggcggggcctgaggCTGGATAAGTGGGTGATGGAAAGACCTGACCAAACTACCCTGAGACTAGGGACAGGACATGGCTGTTTGCGAGAAGAGGAAGCCCAAGGTTGAGGCTTGAAGGAGGGGCGGCCTGACCCACCATCTTCGAAACGGTGGAGAAGCCAGAATCCTGAGGCCTGAAGTTAAAGGGCGTGATGAAGGGTAGCAAGGCTCTGAGGCTAGGAGGGAACCTGCGGCAGAGGCGGAGTCTCATCTAGTGGAAGGGCCGTACGCTGGGGAGGCGGAGCTTGCGGCTGGGGTATCTTGGTGGGAGATGTCAGACCCTGCCATACTAGGGGCGGGGCctgaggccaggggaggggtTGAAGGAAAGCCGGAAGCCAAGGAGGTGTTCCTGAAACCCGGGACAAGGTCCGAGTTAAGGGTAAAGAAGGAGGGGACAGCCTGACCACTACTCTCAGACCAGACGGCAGCGTCTGGGAGGCAAGGGGCGTCGGAATGAGGTAGGGCGGGTGGGAACTGGCAAACCCAGGGGTGGAGCCTGAGGGTGGGGGCGGGACCCAAAAGTAAGGACCCGTAGTGGGGCGGGGTCCGGCCTCCCGACTTTGAAGCCAGGGGTGGAGCTtgagggtgggggcggggccagaCACGGCTGGACCCCTTCTCCCCCCAACCACCACCGCAGCGGCGGGGTCAGGACACCCAGCTGGCCTCGGGAGAGGGCTCTCAGCCCAGATCGCCTGCTTCTGACGGCCACCCGGCCTTTCCTAGGTCTGGGCGTGGACCCGGTGCCAGCCGGAGTAGACGCCAGCCCCGGCGGCGCGGGGCGCGACCCGGGCCCGCCCGGGGCGGCGCCCGAGAAGCGGCGGGTGGGCGCCACGGAGCGGCGCCACACCATCTGCAGCCTTGACTGGCGGATGGCGTGGGGCGGGAGCGCGGGCGCCGAGGCCCGggccgggggcggcggcggcggcagcctGGAGCGCCAGCGCGCCGGGGCGCGGGCGTCGGGCAGCTGGGAGCGGCGGCAGACTTTCAGCGGCAGCTGGGAGCGGCGacacggcggcggcggcggcggcggcgccgcgGGCAAGCCGGGCGGCAGCTGGGAGCGGAGGCAGGCGGGAGGCGGCGGCAGCTGGGAGCGGCGCCACCCGGGCCCCAACCCGCTCGACCCGCAGGACCCCAGCCCCGACGCCTACTGCAACCTGGTCATCCTGGCTGTGGCCAACAGGGTGAGCCCGAGGGCATCCCGCGCCCCTGCGCCCTGCCTCCCCGGCGCGTTTTCACACTCCCCACACACATACCAAGTTCCTGGAGTCTACCCCAgccccttttcttttccctccttcggCCCTACTGCCCAGAACTTCGGAACTGTGTGCCCATTGACGCCAAAAGGCTTTTACTCCAGCCCCAGGACACCTCCCCCTTGCTCTCCCAATGGGATGAAAGCTCAAAATGGCCCAGACTTGATCTAACCCCTCATCCAGCCCTGCTCCTTCTCCAAAGTCGTCAATGTCCACACTACCACAGTAACAATAATGAGGACAGTAATCACCAGCACGAATTCAGTGCCGACCTGTGCCAGACAGGAAACCAGCATTAAGTCATTTCATTCTCACAGTAACCCCTGGAGGCAAATATTACCACCATCCCCATTCtatagagaaggaaacagacCCAGAGGCTAAGCAActtgtgcaaggtcacacaggaagCAGGTGGTGATTTCAGCATTGGGACCCAGAAGTTCAGAGCCTGTACTCTTGGTAACAATGGCCATCACCCAAGGCAGAAGACTTCTGGCCATTCTTGCCCCCCCCCATCCTCCACATTCACCCTTGCTTTTATTCATTTGACCATGTTCATTGAGCGCCAGCTTGTGCTAGGCATTGGGCTAGGTGCCATggatacagagatgaacaaaGAAATATTTAGTGCCCTCCCTTAGGGAGCTCACCATCTAGCAGACACCTCCAAACCCTGAGCCTTGTAAGCTGTGTCTCTGGCCCAGGGCCCTGAACTCCCTCTCTATATAAACCCCAcatggtgaacaaaacagacacggTGCCTCTCTAAGAGAGGTGGATAGTAAGTGGTAAACTCAGGCTCTGGTGCTGACTTGAAACAATTTCTCACTTGGTGTGCAGCTCTGCACATGCTCCTGGTTTTCCTACCTCCCTGGCTGCTCCTTCTCAAGAGCTGGCGCCTCCTCTTCTCACCAGTCTCTTGAGGTTGGACTGTCCCAGGCTTAGTCCTtgattctctttctcctttatctACACTCATTTCTACGTGGCCTTCTCTAGTGAGAACTCCCCCAAATGTTACCTCCCACCAAATCTCCATGGCTGTGTCTCCACTCAGCCTCTCCGTTCAAAGGTCTAACGACCAGAGCTGAGCGCCTAGTCTTCTCCCCAGACCTGCTCCTCCCTTGCTCTCCCTGTCTTGATGAATGGCAGCTCTGTCCTTCCATTGCTCAGACCAAAACCCTGCAGCACTC from Tursiops truncatus isolate mTurTru1 chromosome 15, mTurTru1.mat.Y, whole genome shotgun sequence includes:
- the CCM2L gene encoding cerebral cavernous malformations 2 protein-like isoform X3; the encoded protein is MQVPTGLNFKGFVSPIRRLVFPKAGRRAAFRSSVSRRPLHSMPLYPPDYLIDPQILLCDYLEKEVKFLGHLTWVTSSLNPSSRDELLQLLDTARQLKELPLKTTAEQDSILSLSARCLLLTWRDNEELILRIPTHEIAAASYLQDDALHLLVLKTGLGVDPVPAGVDASPGGAGRDPGPPGAAPEKRRVGATERRHTICSLDWRMAWGGSAGAEARAGGGGGGSLERQRAGARASGSWERRQTFSGSWERRHGGGGGGGAAGKPGGSWERRQAGGGGSWERRHPGPNPLDPQDPSPDAYCNLVILAVANRDAAEESCALICQVFQIIYGDQSIECVDRAGYHYTSTPERPWLCSRSDSCRTDGTYAYDADFSCCSSFNGSQDTFEACYSGTSTPSFHGSHCSGSDHSSLGLEQLQDYMVTLRSKLGPPEIQQFALLLRDYRLGLPIQDYCAGLLKLYGDRRKFLLLGMRPFIPDQDIGYFEGFLEGVGIREGGILTDSFGRIKRSMSSTSASAVRSYDGAAQRPEAQAFHRLLADITHDIEALAPDDDDESTDEEAQGSPSGVDAAEDNYL
- the CCM2L gene encoding cerebral cavernous malformations 2 protein-like isoform X1, encoding MGGEGGGGWPGGWQEWRGHFTMEYEVKKGKKGFVSPIRRLVFPKAGRRAAFRSSVSRRPLHSMPLYPPDYLIDPQILLCDYLEKEVKFLGHLTWVTSSLNPSSRDELLQLLDTARQLKELPLKTTAEQDSILSLSARCLLLTWRDNEELILRIPTHEIAAASYLQDDALHLLVLKTGLGVDPVPAGVDASPGGAGRDPGPPGAAPEKRRVGATERRHTICSLDWRMAWGGSAGAEARAGGGGGGSLERQRAGARASGSWERRQTFSGSWERRHGGGGGGGAAGKPGGSWERRQAGGGGSWERRHPGPNPLDPQDPSPDAYCNLVILAVANRDAAEESCALICQVFQIIYGDQSIECVDRAGYHYTSTPERPWLCSRSDSCRTDGTYAYDADFSCCSSFNGSQDTFEACYSGTSTPSFHGSHCSGSDHSSLGLEQLQDYMVTLRSKLGPPEIQQFALLLRDYRLGLPIQDYCAGLLKLYGDRRKFLLLGMRPFIPDQDIGYFEGFLEGVGIREGGILTDSFGRIKRSMSSTSASAVRSYDGAAQRPEAQAFHRLLADITHDIEALAPDDDDESTDEEAQGSPSGVDAAEDNYL
- the CCM2L gene encoding cerebral cavernous malformations 2 protein-like isoform X2, whose protein sequence is MGGEGGGGWPGGWQEWRGHFTMEYEVKKGKKGFVSPIRRLVFPKAGRRAAFRSSVSRRPLHSMPLYPPDYLIDPQILLCDYLEKEVKFLGHLTWVTSSLNPSSRDELLQLLDTARLKELPLKTTAEQDSILSLSARCLLLTWRDNEELILRIPTHEIAAASYLQDDALHLLVLKTGLGVDPVPAGVDASPGGAGRDPGPPGAAPEKRRVGATERRHTICSLDWRMAWGGSAGAEARAGGGGGGSLERQRAGARASGSWERRQTFSGSWERRHGGGGGGGAAGKPGGSWERRQAGGGGSWERRHPGPNPLDPQDPSPDAYCNLVILAVANRDAAEESCALICQVFQIIYGDQSIECVDRAGYHYTSTPERPWLCSRSDSCRTDGTYAYDADFSCCSSFNGSQDTFEACYSGTSTPSFHGSHCSGSDHSSLGLEQLQDYMVTLRSKLGPPEIQQFALLLRDYRLGLPIQDYCAGLLKLYGDRRKFLLLGMRPFIPDQDIGYFEGFLEGVGIREGGILTDSFGRIKRSMSSTSASAVRSYDGAAQRPEAQAFHRLLADITHDIEALAPDDDDESTDEEAQGSPSGVDAAEDNYL
- the CCM2L gene encoding cerebral cavernous malformations 2 protein-like isoform X6 translates to MGGEGGGGWPGGWQEWRGHFTMEYEVKKGKKGFVSPIRRLVFPKAGRRAAFRSSVSRRPLHSMPLYPPDYLIDPQILLCDYLEKEVKFLGHLTWVTSSLNPSSRDELLQLLDTARQLKELPLKTTAEQDSILSLSARCLLLTWRDNEELILRIPTHEIAAASYLQDDALHLLVLKTGLGVDPVPAGVDASPGGAGRDPGPPGAAPEKRRVGATERRHTICSLDWRMAWGGSAGAEARAGGGGGGSLERQRAGARASGSWERRQTFSGSWERRHGGGGGGGAAGKPGGSWERRQAGGGGSWERRHPGPNPLDPQDPSPDAYCNLVILAVANRDAAEESCALICQVFQIIYGDQSIECVDRAGYHYTSTPERPWLCSRSDSCRTDGTYAYDADFSCCSSFNGSQDTFEACYSGTSTPSFHGSHCSGSDHSSLGLEQLQDYMVTMKKARVKEIVTYPRSQSCCGVSWGPLRSSSLPCCCGTTVWGCPSRTIAQAC